The Coffea arabica cultivar ET-39 chromosome 2c, Coffea Arabica ET-39 HiFi, whole genome shotgun sequence genome includes the window ACCATATATCACCTGATGCCTTACAACCACATGCTAATGATTCTGGCGATGCATAAATAGGCGTACATCGGTTATTGTATCCCATTCTTCCCCATTCATGTAATTCGGTGTCCCACACTTTCTTAGCGAGTCCAAAATCAGCTATCTTAAGTTGGTGTATGCCATTGTTGTCGTCGGCGTTAGGGAAAACAAGGATGTTACCCGGCTTTAAATCACAATGAATAATCTCACATTCATGCATAGCATAAAGGCCCTTGAGGATCATGTAAGTGTAACATGCAACGTGGGATTCGGGTATGGTACCTTTGTTCTTCTTGATTAAGTCATGAAGGGAGCCACCCGGCGCATACTCCAGAAGAAGATTATAGACTCTTTCATCTTTTTCCGTGCTTATGTCATCGCCAAAGCAATGGATGATGTTTGGCTCGCCCCTCAATTCGTACAAGAACATCCGCTCTTTCTGCAAAGTTTCTGAGCGATTGATATCAGCCGACTTCACGGCGGCTAATGGAGGCGATGGTGAAGAAAAGTCCGCTGGTGAAGCCAAGTAAACCCTCCCATACGATCCAGCCCCAAGAATCTTGCCCTTCTTCCACTGTAAAGGCCTTCTTTCCATTCCAGTTGCTTGTTCTTCTCCTCCTCTCCTACTGTTGCTTATATTTACAGCAGCTTTACCACGAATGTAGGAAAGTTTAAGGGAGAGTGGGGTTTTGATTCAGTCTATATTGACGAGAGGTTTTCTTATTCAGAAGCTAATCAATGGCTAATGGCTTGAAGTAATTCTGGTTGAAATCGGCTGTAGAGTAGAGAGATGGGAATAATGATGATTTCATGGCGCATGCTAGATATATAAAGCTACGTTGGGCTTCATAGTTCATGCCATTACTCGGAAACCCTTGCCTTATCATGTTTGGATACAACTTACtttatcttcttatttttcGTTTCCTAGTAGGAATAGGATCGTCGTGCATTGTCAAACTCTCTGTTCTAGAAATATGAATATAAACCTCATCAACTTTTATTCATAATCCACAATAGAATGGAAGTTCATTTAATTAAGAACGTCCGTGgtcgttttccttttttttttttttttcacttaataGGGTATAAAggcaggaaaaataaaagaaattagcaGAATTTTCacgaaaatggaaaaatgatcCAAAGGCGGTGGATTTTGCCTTCAAATTTCAGCGCAGCCCTGGTACACAAGCTGTGAGCCGCTGGAATCCTATTGCTATATTAGGATTAACTTCACTTTGCACCCCTAAAACTtgcatattttttcattttgcaccctaaactttacttttgaacattttaCACTCTTTATTTTAACACTTTGGATTTCAAACTCTCAAATTTATCTCATTTAAGTACAATCAATGATTACATTCGCAAAATTAACGAGATAAAGGGCGGTGAAAATTAATGACAATGTATCATTTTGTTCCAACTATGATTTCTTAGCTTTTTGACCATTTTTAGCACATTaccatttatttttatgttCCAAATTACTAATATTGTTAGCAAAATTAACAATATAAAAGATAGTACAAATTAATGATATCatagtattttatttttgctatgATTTCTTTTGGCACATTATCATTGATTTTTTAGGTCCTCTATGCCattaattttgcaaaatttggCATTGACTAGATTTAAATAGGACAAATTTAAAAGTTTAAGATATAAAGTGTCCAACATTGAGAGTTTAGTATGCAAAAtgtccaaaattaaaatttaaggtgTAAGGCAGGAAAGCGATACAAGTTTAGAAATGCAAGGTGGAGTTTGTCTGCTATATTATAAGTCCAAAAAATTCAATCAAGTGCAAATTTTTACTTGTTAGAAGTTTAATTTTAAACTTGACCACACCCCATCACTTTGTAGGTTTCTATTTGCATTAACTACATTTAGTCCAAAAACAATCGTACTTTTTACGAGCGTGATTAACGTTTtaggataattttagaaagctCCATTGAGGTTTATCCCAATTTCACTTGGTTGAGGTTTTGAATATCACAATTACCTCTCCTATTTTAAATTTTGATATAACAAAATCAGCCAATgcattaaattttaaaaagtatttGCTTTCCCAAGTCACTATTGCACACTCACACAGCAaattaagccaaaaaaaaaaagtaaaaatgcaATAAAAAGGAGTTAAGTTGAACCTAAACATTTATTAATGGCAAAAATATGAGGCAAATCATCATAAAGTCATTAAgagaataaaatataaaatcccACGCTCAAAACTACTGACGAAAAATACCAAATTTATCTCATCAAATGAAGACATTTATTTTTAGATGCTACTAATTAAGTGTGATAATATTGCCTAGCTACTTAATTATTGCCAGTGGGGGATATTCCTCTCCTATTTTTAGGTGTCCTTTTAAAATTGAGTTTGTTATGTTAAATTTTTGTAGCCTTAAGTATTTTGAAGCATCAACAATTAAATATCAAATCTCGCAATTAGATATGGGTTCTTTCGGAAAAGCAACCAACAATTTTGGAGTAGGATTAATTTATGTTCCTTTATTATATGTTgttgtttgggggggggggggggggggcgcaAGATACAACAATCAACAAAAGAATGAAGAGTTCAGTTTGGTTCAATTGCTACTTGCTACCTTGCTACTGCTAGAGGTGACATGTCTGCCTGCCTCATTTCTGAGGGTGGAAATGCTCAATCTTGCAACAGTGCTGGATAAATATTTCGACTTATACCGGTGCAATTGATTCCCACAAACTCAAGCACATCAATGGAAGCCTGTGAATTGCCTGCACAAGGAGCTAAGAACCCTGAAGCAAGACGACAACATAATTAGACAAATTCAGCAGGCTGTATACAGCGAAGAGAAAGTCTTACAGCTGCCTGGATTGTAGAGAATATCTGAAGAAAGCTTAGTGCTTGCAAGCGCTCCGCCAGGCGCCATGTATTTGGTCCCATGTAAGCGTAAATGAGGAGATTCATTTCCATTTTTGCACAATAATTATTAGGCAACATTTGAATGTCTCTTAAGTAAAGAGTAAGATTTGGAACCAATCTTCTAGAGAACACTAGCTAGCTAAGTAGGTATCCATTTTGCCATCTAGATCACAAACTAcataaattgagagaaattctTTTTTAAAGGTACTTGATGTAAATTTGTCTagataatttttaatttatcaaaaaatgaaaaggcaggaacaaaatgaaaatttgaaatactAAATCACATTGGTTTGTTATAACAATCAAACAATCTATCTAATTGCAAACCCTTCTAGTATATGATTATGTTTGTTAACATGTTTGTAAATATTTAGCAGGTTCATGACATAAAAATACTTGCTTACGCCATATATACAGATTCGTGGAGTTCTTTCAGCAGTAGCTGAGGACTTGATTAATCTGAACTTATTTTAACCCTCGTTGATTCATATTATTCATCCACAATAAAATGGAATGTTCATTTAATCCAGAATATTAGGAAATTTGCCATaaatttcttgacttttgaatttttaattAGTTAAGAAGCATTAAAAACGCTGAcatacaaaacagaaattgtctAATTATGTGTCagattggaaaatttttgtttACGTTATTAATGATGGTTAAAGTTTCTTGCAAAAGAAACGGTTCTGACGTTTgatatttttcaattgaaaaaatcgttcaaaatgttctcacattttgtaaaataactttgtCATCtcttacttttaaaagtataattttacatTCCTATAAAtttacattgatcaaatttaatCTCTACCTAAgttttcgactagttttttgtCAGAATCCACCACGTGCCTTGCATGTGATTATtctttaagggcaaaattgtcaaatcaaattttacataattcgaTTTATAatccttcacatttcacaaaatgaattttttcatctctcacattttttaaaataaatttttttatccctcattgaTTATGTGtacgaatagtttttttttaacatatatatatatatatatatatatatatatatatatatatctatttgatttaaCTTGAATAGTAtgaataatatgtaatatatctctatctGATTTCACCTAAACAGCCTAATCATAGTTATACACAttctattcaatagatatatacaagGGTTTAAAACTAACAACTTTGTtttaaactcatgtatatatttatatgatttcaccatgtgaacctattcaatattAGTGgcctttctcttttggtaataagTTATTTACTGAGTTATATAATAAGACCATTTAATTAATCGGTCATAACTCGAATTCTATAGTCATGCTAACAAATTGCAGTTTAAAGTTGAAGTTTCTACTTGTCACTTTTAAGACCGACAGTTGAATTACTTGTCTTGTGGttgtcttaaaatttgaaagtgccaatcacttacttctttttatcttttcctttatttatttttttgtccaaatttaattcgatataaacactcgataatgtttaggattaaatgtccactttgttttcaattttcaagtgaAAGGAAATAATTATGAGTGAAagctaacaatttttttaaactcatgtatatatctatttgattttatctgAGCAGTACaaaatagcatgtaatatatctctattttatttcatcaagtaaaatcaaatagagacatattacatgctattcatactattcaggtgaaattaaatagaaatacacatgggtttaaaaaaaaaaaactatttgcgcacatgatcaatgagcgatgaaaaaatctattttgaaaaatatgaaggatgaaaaaaaatcattttgtaaaatgtgagtgatgaaaaaattcattttataaaatgtgagggactataaattgaattatataaaatttgaatttacaattttgcccttaaaaatgatcacgtgcaaagCATGTGGTAGATTCCGATAAAAAATTAGTCTGAAACTTAGATAGAAACCAAATTTGACCAACGTAAATTTGTAAgagacgtaaaattacacttttaaaaatgagagacgaaaaatgtcattttgcaaaatgtgagggacgttttgaacgattttccgtTTTCAATCCTAAACTTATATATTCATAGTCCTAAATCAGATTAACAATTGAAGGAATGGGCGAATTTATGAGAAGATAGAAGCGACTCAACATATTAAGAATTGAAGATTTATGTAGGATGTTGATAATTGGTTTCATCCCCTTAAACCTCAATTCAAATTCGACAATAAATTAATGCAATCTGAACTTAGTAGCACAAAATACGTGGGGATTTCCATAAGCGAATATATTAAATGCATCCAGCCAATTTGAAGTTTGTAGTAGTGTACCATATGGTAAAGAAATACTAATTTGTGCTAAATGTAAAAGTTCTTAAAGTAGAATATTTGGTTTCGCTTTAAATTGTAATGTATAATTACTCCTTTATGAGAAACAAAATCACAGGACTTATGAAAGAACTCTGCCCCTTAGcagaaacaaataataattataattaacaTGTATGCATTGCATCACATTGTACACATTATCTGTTGAAGACCAAGAATGTTTACGTTGAAATCACAAAATTCCGATTCAAGTGATCATGCTATTTTCCTTAATTGTGAAGAATAAAAGATGGATCAAAAAGCTTCAAAAGACCCGTGAACTTATAGAATTCGAAAGATATACCAAAGCACCTGATAATAGTTCTTAGTCTTAATATATCCACCTTGAAACTTATAAGCAAGAAGCACAAGGGGTAGTTCATGATGGGATAAACTGTGCTAATCTTTCAAGCTAACAGATGTGATTTTAGAGAAACCCCCCCGCcccccaaaaacaaaaacaaaaaaaaaatacccccaaaaaaaagcaaccaagaaaaaaaCGCGGAGAAAAAAGAGTGTATACATTAACTCTTTATCCAACACCAAGTAAACAAATGATAACATTAAAAATTCCCGAATGTTGATTCTTTGAAGGGATACTAATTTTTCCatatttcaatatatatatatatgtgtgtgtgtgtgtgtgtgtgtatacacAACAATACACCATATATAAGTgaaataaaaactaatttacAGCACTGAGAATCAAACATTTAAAAGATCTCCATGCTTGAAAACTCATAAATCTATGCTGCTGAACAAATCAGTACTACTCACTGCCGATTCACTGGTAAGCCAGATACTAGGTTGAGAATTTTCAGTACTAATGATGTGTGGTGAATGTGGGCAGCATTGGGTCTCTGATGATGAACTTGAAAACAGGTCGAAATCCACTCAATGGAACCAAAGGGGTTGATATGATCATGAGACGGATTAGCCAGCACTTGACAATAATGACTACAAGGTGGATCGTGAGTTCCATATAACAAGCTCAAGTTGTTGACTATAAAGGGATGATCGAACAGCATCTTTGCTGTCCATCTCTTGCTAAGATCGCTTTTAAAAcatctcttcaagaaatcctTCCATCCTCAGATAGACAttctggtatcttagctttttcAAACATTATCTTCGAATATAAATCGCTTACATCCTTACATGTTGACCAAATTCTTTTCCGCTACAGCACATGCCAAGGACTATATATCACAACCTGTCTCATGCAAACCAACGATCACAAATTCTGGCGATGCATAGAAAGTTTTACCTTGGTTACTCTTTCCCATCCTTCCGTTTTCAGATAATTCAAACACTTCCATGGCATGTCCAAAGTCAGCTATCTTAAGCAATTATTCCCATGATCACCACTAGGGTAAACCAGGATGTTACCAGGTTTGATATCACGGTGGACAATATGTACTTCCTGAATAGCAGAGAGACCCTTGAGTGTTATAAAAGTGTAACAAGCCACAAGGGATTCGGGTATAGTACCTTTATTCTTGTTGATCAAGTCATGAAGGGAGCCCCCGGCCGCGTACTCGAGAAGCAGATTGTAGACATCTTCACCATTTTCAGTGCTGATATCATGCCCGAAACACTGGATAATATTGGGGTGTCCTCTCAGCTCACTCAAGTACAAACCCTCTTCTAGTAAAGCTGAGGAATGGCAAGCATCAGCAGATTTCACAGCTGCCAATGCTGAAAGAGTTGATGACTCCACTGGAGCTGTCAAATAAACCTTGCCATAAGATCCAGCTAGAAGAATCTTCAGTTTCTTCCACGTTATAGCCATTCTTTcatttcacttttctcttttttttttttttttttttttgatttttctaatgtCGGAAACAAACAACGTAATAAAACAATTACCAATGATCATAGGGTTTAGCAGTATATAAGCTAGCAAGCATTTATAGGAGTAGCCTGATATCCAAGGAGTTAACCTTCGGATTTGATATAGATTTTAATGGGAATGGTAATCTCACTATTATCCGTTTTCTAATGGCAGCCGGAGCTTGGAGTAGATGAATTAACTGAGGCCGTTATTAATATCCCTTGATTAGTTGGATtgaaaatttttgttaattacaAGCTAGCCACGTCTTCTTGTTTTGCAGGAATTCCGATTGAATCTCTTTGTTGCTCAGTTACGTAAATAACAGTTTCTCTTCTATAGGAACAAAAAAAGATACTATTAAATTTtcctctcaaaaaaaaaaaaaaatagtgtaGTAACATTCATCTTGAGGCCCCTCTTTTTCTTataattaatttcattttcacaacttATACTATATATACCTTATTTGTTTACTTTATCTTCTTATTTGACTACCGGTATCCAAAACATTCTGAAACATGAAGCTTTACAATAGATAGATTTTCTGTCCGATTCGctcaattaaagaaaatttagGCGTCATATAAATTGTATGACTAGACCTTATTATACGAGAAAATATTGGTCAAATATACCTCCAGTACTCAAtaactataaaactaataatCAAAACTACAATTAAAGCTATAGTCAATAAAGTCATCGTCTTAGTTGACCACAATATGTGGCTGGTCTTAGTTGACCATCCCCTGTCCTTTCCCTTAGACTAGGCTAGAATAGGTTATACAACATCTATCGTTgccggaaaaaaaaataaagtcatCGTCtagatttggattttttttttttttcacttataCAATTACCCGATTTGGTATAGAGTGTAATGCATATCATAGTTGTTTGGATCGAGATACCTATGGAGCATCagaaactgattttttttttataccagTTCTACGGTAAGATATATTCACAGCTCCTTGATTCATTATAACATGTGTAAAAGGAATCTAAATACTCAATGATACTGAATATTTTGCGTTtctgaaaaacaagaaaagaaatatctaa containing:
- the LOC140035787 gene encoding mitogen-activated protein kinase kinase kinase 20-like; this encodes MERRPLQWKKGKILGAGSYGRVYLASPADFSSPSPPLAAVKSADINRSETLQKERMFLYELRGEPNIIHCFGDDISTEKDERVYNLLLEYAPGGSLHDLIKKNKGTIPESHVACYTYMILKGLYAMHECEIIHCDLKPGNILVFPNADDNNGIHQLKIADFGLAKKVWDTELHEWGRMGYNNRCTPIYASPESLACGCKASGDIWSLGCIVVEMITGEPVWSCRTIGELVSKILYEKPKIPENLCEEGKDFLARCFEATVLKRWTAEELLDHPFIVKNLKFLDDGSRLSSGQCYQMNPFGFVDSVSTHDLFSTSSLEPQCSPFESWCRVTDNETEESRPSCCLPSESFKLEEKLKNIHVF
- the LOC113724690 gene encoding mitogen-activated protein kinase kinase kinase 20-like; this translates as MAITWKKLKILLAGSYGKVYLTAPVESSTLSALAAVKSADACHSSALLEEGLYLSELRGHPNIIQCFGHDISTENGEDVYNLLLEYAAGGSLHDLINKNKGTIPESLVACYTFITLKGLSAIQEVHIVHRDIKPGNILVYPSGDHGNNCLR